The DNA region aaatataaaattgcattgaaaataataaaagatccAAGATTTGAACGTCTTCATTGTCTGCACAAAGGTACTTATGCTGATGATTGTCTTGTTGATCGTGTTACACAACACAAGTGTTACATTGTTGCAACAAATGACAAAGATTTAAAGAGAAGAATTAGAAAAATTCCAGGTGTACCAATAATGTTTGTAGCTCAGCATCGTTATTCAATTGAAAGAATGCCTGATGCATATGGTGCACCAAAGGATTAActcactaaaaaataaaaaaaacaaaaatgtaaatattaaaataaccaATTACTTATTGATtttacaatcaataattatttgttaacaatcaataaaataattatcgaattttataaaacaatataaacttgctttctttgttttttattatcaattttttattttaatttcattgggATCTTTTTACACATGAAAATTagatttacaatttaaaattataaacaattaatttattttttaattatttaatttatgattatttattatcgagacatgattttaatttattttttttttttttttgtaaatattgtaaaaatgatttatgattaatttttttatttcatttcttcGAGACAacaattgttgtattttctttttttctttcgaaagttgattatttaatttacacatGTTTTTCCTGGATATTGTCtcatttttttagatttttttaatggaCGACAAATGCACTGCATTTGATTAATTGGTTTCCAATCATTTAGCTATTTAAttacgttattattattttttttaaatgaaaaataacagtaaaaagaaaagaaaaaaaaaaaaagggggttaagaggatattatttattgaaaaattaataatcaaagcAATGACTAACTAAAAAGTTGTTCAGTGGCACGTTCCAAATCCCAATTGAAAGATGAAAGTGCTACTCTTGCATTGTGTTCCTCAATACCCATATCAGTCAGTCGtcttattttatcattaagtTCTGGCATTTTAGCTGGaccttaaaataaaaaagccaattaaaattatagcaattaaattaaattttgaaatttaatattaaaatacaaaccACCAGCATAAGCAGATGTCCAGTGTTTAGCAGTTTGACGAAATAAATCAGGATGTTCTTTGAATTGTCTTGCTACAACAGCATCTTGTGGATCATCTGGTTCTGCTGCTGATAGCAAAGCTTGAAGGGAAAGCAATACTGTACGTAGAGTCATTGCTGCTGCccttatttatcaaacaaacaaaataaaataaatattaatcggttaaacaaatatataaacaaaaaaaaaataaacaacaaaaaaaagtaccaTTGATCTTTGAGAATATCCAGACAGATTGCTCCAGTTACTGAGGATATATTTGGATGCCATATCTTGGTGATGAATCTCaccttgaaattaatttatcaatattaattaaattgtttatttatttatttattttattacctataaataattaccttTGGTGGATTAAATGGATAAGTTTCTGGTACTTTTATTTCAAGAACAAAATTACCACCTTCATATGGTGTATCAGGTGGTCCAGCAATTTCTCCTTTGAGTTCTGTGAAACTGTCATTTACCAATTCGACTCGTATTGCACATTTAGCAacctattttttaattaaattaaacaaaaaatttattaatcattaatttaataaacaattgataaatatttatttttggaatttttacaatcaacaacaacataacCCTTTGAcattgcaaataataataaaaataataaaaaaaaaaaaatggtgaaACGTTTGAGTTGACGATAATCCAATTAGTACTTGATgttcgatattattatttacaagtctaattttttttattatttatttatctatttatttttcaattaaaatgacattttaaaattaaaaaaaaaacaaatttagaaatttaatagcagttttaataataataaaaaaaataatttgttgacAAAACACAATGGatgttgaacaaaaaaaatcaataacaaattgtgatgatgatgatgatgataactCCAATGATTCATCAAAAGGTAATGctgaataattattcaaaaatataatacacgTGTGTCATTGTGTCAAACAAAAGTcatcagaaaaaaaacacatttattttatttttttttttcaaacaaaattaaccaacaatttaattttataactatatattgtttatgatatatttttctttgtgttgtaaattattttgggAAATTATTTGATCACGTCATAATGActtgtattataatttgatcaagaaaaatccTTCTGCCAAATGAGGTCAAAAACAAATAGATCATTATATtttgagtatttatttttaaataatataatggtAATTGTAAATTGATGAGGATAAtggtgatgttgatgatgaatcaatcaattaaattttatattttttggagtaaaaaaaaaatgtaaagtcTCACCTCTTCTGATTTTATAACCTCTTTGAATTCGCGTTTGATACGTTGAGCAGCAATATTGGccatgatttaataatatttaaaattaaattcaatacaaTCCTAATAGTATAACAACAATTGTCAACACTTTGTCATTATAATTTCTTCAAAGCCATCAATAATAAACACACCAAATAAACActccaaaaagaaaaattttattttaaaaatataaactaccACTTGTTTGATGATgaactttaaatatatattttatttttgatataaattagctgatgttattaaaatatatatctataaaaatttataaaaaaataataacaatttaaatgttgtttaaaccgaatatattttttatatttaaattttaggttagattgattttattatttgtgagTTTATCAAATCACGAGAAGTtgcgtgcaaaaaaaaaaaaaaattaatcgcgtcttttttagatgaaaattggcaataaggaaaaatataataacaacaataacataaacaaaattataaccaacacacacagaaaaaaaaaaaaatatttattattattttatatagtaaATATCTTGTTTACCAACAGAGCTTAAAATGGCGCTTTGACGGTTGACAGGAGAAAcaacataaacaaaaacaaaaaaaacagcagccatgtttatttatttaaaaaaaacaacaacaacaaaatctaaaaacaataatatttttaaaaagccaAGAAAACATAccatttaattgataaattagattttataattaacagtTTTTTAATACtgtcaacatttatttaaaaaaaaaaaaaaaaaatgcaatttactcaatttatttcaaaacagCTTTGTTATCAATGAAATTACGAAACAATATTTCATCACAAATACAGCAATAAACAAATCAAGATAACTGataaaatattgacaattaaataaactaaagatttatttaaaaataataacaatatctaataattattaataaaataattatgaatttttgataaaaaaaacgtatGGTTGTCAAGAGGCGTTCTTGTTGCTAGACAACGTCACATccgataaatataaaacgtaTTTTCATTGGTCAAATTTTGTTGGTATCagtgtataattttatttttctttatatatgtgtattatttttaataccagTGATGCCTGCTGTATCACAGTCAGTCCATGCCAAGAGTTTGTTACAACAAGAAAACTTTGATAAATCACAGTGTGGAATACTACAAAGTAGAATGCCGAATATCAAGGTCTTCAGTGGATCATCACATCCAGATCTTGCCCAAAGAATTGTTGATAGACTTGGCATAGAAACTGGCAAAGTTGTCACTAAAAAATTCAGCAATCTTGAAAcatggtaaataatttaatctaatttagtttttttatttttatcatcaacatcatcatcatcatcatcattaacaacGCATCatgtaaattcaatttttaattgcccaaatattagtattattataaataatattatatattatttttataaagctaATGTATATGttattcatcaaattattatcaacaaattttttaattgttgtaattaTTGGTATTAAAAATGCCGACATTGTTGGCTACCCTCTTGATGTCTGGCGACCCTTGGCTACCCCAgcccacgtttttttttttttttttttaactatttgaCGCATTATCATTTGTGCCAATATATTTTCTtactattgttgttattattttatataaatattgtatttaatgatgattaattttgttatgcattgtttttatttttttggcatttTCATGATGCTATTTAGTTACCAGTTCCTAACCATAACAAACCACGaggtttttttatgaatacatAATTGCTTTAATgtcattttcaaaataataaataaataaaatatttgaccTTGAAAAtcatgacatttatttttattattatatttattttaaaaacttgataataattttttttttatgaaataaatttacagtgTTGAAATTGGAGAATCAGTACGAGGAGAAGATGTTTATATTGTACAGAGTGGAAGTGGTGAGGTCAATGACAATCTTATGGAACTTCTTATAATGATTAATGCTTGTAAAATAGCATCAGCATCACGTGTCACTGCTGTTATACCATGTTTTCCATATGCAAGACAAGACAAGAAGGACAAGGTAGGGAATTACAAGGTGCATTAAAAAACactttaaatcattaattaatttacatcaatattattttttaattatacaaatatataggTATCATTTTGTGacaatgtatttaattttataacaattaatttatctgttttttttttttttttcatttagtttttcatttaaatgaaaccataaaaatattattgaggctaaacaaacataaaaaaaaaagaaaaaacaattcgtacatttataatttcatttcagATACATAGTTGATCTTgtgttcttcttcttttttttttttttttactttttgtcaACATACAATTTAGGGTGGTGATGGTAGTGACAAGCCTGTATCAAAAACTGTAGTGATCAAGTCGAACGAGTGGAAATTCAGggtattatttcatttgttttttttttttttttccatgggCTTTTATTAAAGGgaaattcattgaaataatgggacttgatatatatttattaaaatgatgaaaatcattatttgactgctttttcttggctTGTAAATCACTTGAGAGACAGTGCAATTGAGGAAAATAATCGTCTCTTCTTTTCATTTCACAAGTGTTCCTTGGTAAATTcattaatcatcaaaaaaaaaaaatataaatcatcagCTTGGATTATTATTGCATGAGCAATATGAAAtttagattttaaattatcacttggagattaattttgtttattaaaacgaGACCCCCCTCAATGATCTTTGAGCaaaattgttgatgttgttgttgttatcatCTTGACCCATTGGGGGTTATCAttcaaatgattaaatatattatttactagCACGATTATAAACCTCACAAGTGGAAAATTCagtcatttattaattttttttttcttcaactattatttaaaaaaatatatcattctGAATAGTTGCGTATTTTCAGGACTTTGTGCCCGACCTGACAACAGTGAGTATAAACAATTGGGAAATTTTTCGTTTAATgccaacaaataaattgagcaattaaaaatcaaaaaaattaaaaaaacaattaagttgtaaaaaaaaaaaaaaatagagtgaCATCCAATTAGTGTAGGACTAAcagttaattttatataaaaaattatttaaattttgttaatttatttctattaattttggctttaaaaattgagcaaatttattttatttttttttgttacttttaCTTTTACCCATCAGATCCATCCAATGAATGAAtgatgtttataatattttttaaatttataattacagtttacacaattattttattgacaatctGAATGAGGGCAAAATATTAATACGATAACGAATGATGTTGCAacaccatttaattttttttttttcataaatttatttacatcctgggattattattgttgggtactaatattttattgctgaatcattattaaactaatgcatcatcaaaatacatgataataaatttcatggaaaaattaatttgattagcttttttttttttatttctgctATTGCCAGAATCaaattgtatttgtttttattaaaaataattaacactaAGTTagcttttgttaaatttaaaaaaaaaaaaacaatttaacattGCAATTTGTTGAGTGAttacaacaataacaaaatcaCAAAATGACTTGaagattttatcaataaaattttattattcttccaGATAATTTGTGGCcttgtttctatttttatttattttttttttctatcttttttcTCGTTAATAACTTAGTCATATTGTGCTTCACTTACAGTACCCATCGAGTCTAACTGGGGTGCATTTGCAACACGTCTTTTCCTATTTTtctatctttaaaaaaaaaaaaaaaaacaatttcgaaaacaaaaagaaaaaaaaaaaatttatatctatatattttctaaatttaattattattgtatttatattttgtccTCCAATGaggtattttcttttttatttatatataaaaaaaaaaaaaaagagacaaaaatataaaataaaaatttgataaattaaccggaattatttttgatattacaGGAAAGAATACCAGTTGCAAATGGACTAGAGAAgacttgttaataattaataaacattatttaaaatatatttgtttgatattttacaGAGTCGTGCACCAATATCAGCAAAATTGGTTGCAAATATGCTGTCTGTTGCTGGTGCTGATCATATTATAACAATGGATTTACATGCAAGTCAAATACAAGGATTTTTTGATATTcctgttgataatttatttgccGAGCCAGCTGTTCTTAAATGGATCaaagaaaatattgctgaATGGAGAAATAGTATCATTGTATCACCTGATGCTGGTGGTGCTAAacggtaaatataaatttaaaaattaattgaaaagcCAGCCAAATTTAACACATTATTAATTCTCAaacttattcattttaatttttaaaacagagTAACATCAATTGCTGATCgtttaaatgttgaatttgCTCTTATTcataaagagagaaaaaaggCTAATGAAGTTGCAAGTATGGTACTTGTTGGTGATGTTAAAGACAGAGTTGCTATACTTGTTGATGACATGGCTGATACATGTGGTACTATTTGTCATGCTGctgaaaaattacttgaagcTGGAGCAACAAAAGTATATGCAATATTAACACATGGTATATTTAGTGGACCAGCTATTAGCAGAATAAATAATGCTTGTTTTGAAGCTGTTGTTGTTACAAATACCATCCCACAGGATGGTCACATGAAAGACtgtcaaaaaattcaagttagtATTCTCCATTTCAATACTTgggattgattgattgattaaattttaattgttttattattattatttttttaaatagtgcATTGATGTCTCAATGATGTTTGCTGAAGCAGTAAGAAGAACTCACAATGGTGAATCCGTATCGTACCTGTTTTCAAATGTACCATACTAAAATCGAAACAATttactttatcaattttacgttataactaaatttataatgactttagaaatttatcatttttccccaataaatattaagcatcaatgcaatttataaataaaaaaaaaatatatataaactttgcATAATAACAAACGACAATAGAAAATACTTAAAAGATCgaaataattactattttttttttctctttaaaatcaattgtGTTCCTTTCTAGACTAAGATATtgcaaaatgtaaaaaaaaaaaaaaaacaacaaattcaatTGGTATAAAGATCtgattattgtttttctaACTCAggataattattgatgaaaaaaaactgataaattgTATAGTGCCACAATAATTCACCTACGTAAAGctacttgaaataatattttttttttttttcttttattttaattgagtactgtatttgaaaataaataataggcaaataataaaatcgtGATTGAGTGAGACTCGTGATGTGTGACAAGtagcaaataattaaaaacaaaaaaaaaaaaaaaaacttgtagaaCATAtcgttgtttattttattctattttcaaaaaaatatatgttcttttgtaaaataattaaaagcgtaacattcaattgaaaattaataataatactgatcatatgaaaagaaaaaaaaattaaaaagatcgCTCGATTTATTGTGAGGATCTACTGAACGAGCCGGTCTCaattatgattataatttgATAGTTTTAAtgcttgataaataaaagcaacgtaaaaaaataaatgacataaatttttaattaaatttttaccattatttatCCATACTTtaagtttgtttttaaatgatttttatttctttttttttcttctaaattacacaaaaaatattgaaaaaataataaatttaaataaataattattgtttaaacaatacaTCACATAAATTTtgcaattgatgatttaattgtgCACATAATATcactaattaataatagaaattaatttttaaataccctGTCagactaaaattaaaatatccagTCATAAAATTCTctcaatttaacaaattaattacttaACTGTACCAGTTGGTAATGTAATATCAAATACAATTGGTGGATTActtggtaaataatttaaatcacaAGTTGatgcattaataaatataatttttccatcaGAAGATATTCCATATCCTTCATGTATATGACCAAAGACATGGTACTTTGGTTTAATACGTTTTTGTACAACTGAAAGTAGCTCAACACATCCAGCTCGTACACCACTGCAACACATATCACCATGTCCAATTGGTGGTGTATGTGTTACCAGTACATCAGTATCTTCTGGTATTAAATTCCATTTTGATAAGCATGGACCACCACGTGGTACATTGAAAGCCCATTTACAAAATTCTGGTTGCCTAAAATGccatatattatttaccttTATCAACAAGTATAttgatcaaaattaattattatacataccAAGGTGTaccatatattttaattccaTATAATACTATTTCTGAATCTTCTAGATAAGTACAATTAGTTAAGTAATCCTtgatatttgttgttttaattgcTTCAGCTAGTGTATCCTTAGACATTCCTAAAGTtggtaaattatcaagtatacTTGTTCCCATGTGTTTATGTCTGTCACCAGAATTATTTGCATTAAATGGATGAGTAAATGTTGGATCAAAACTCAACTCATGATTACCAGCAATAActattttatgtttatgtgGTAAATTAcctaaattacatttaaaaaaaacaattaaattatcttaaatatattgtttaattgttgttaatatattaACCTATCCAATTGTTGAATTCAACAACTTCTTGAAGACTCCCACATTTTGTAAAATCACCagcatgaataaatatatcaccAAATGGtacatcaaatttaatataaggCGTTAATGAATGTGTATCACTCATACAAACAATTCTCaacttgaaacaaaaaaacaattaaacaaattattatatttgaataaataataatgacaaatattatcaatacatACCTTGTCATTTGGTGCATCAGTTGTTGGTGGCtttgcattaattttaatgactttttgTTGTTTCGATAATTCTTTCCATGCTGCTGTTGGATTATCTGTCAATGGATGAATGTCAATATCcatatttattagttaaaaaattatcaaaagtttataataaatgtcaaTAAACACAAACACAATAATATCACTCagtatatatcaatttatttttaaacttttaaatctTATCAAAATTGCTTAGTGATAAACATGATGACTAGCGTAAAACAAATTCTTCattatgtttttgtttttcaaataaataaataaacattattattatattttgatgatgatgaaagacACACCGGTGactccattattaaattattattactctctctctttttaaCTCTCCCTCTTGTTCTCTCTGTTGCTCTCTGCGTGACGTTTAATAAATcgattcatcaataataaattcatttgttgatatataaaaatacaaaaaaataattgtaaaattattattagaaaataaataaacatttatttatttatttaaataatttttataaacaattaattatatgtttttgttttttgtattttagatTTAGTGATTAATCGATTGTTCGATTATCGACTTATTGAAGTATAAATTTGTACTTTGATCGCAGTCATCACAATTCACAgatgaatgataataataattaaaaatcagtGTCATATTGTTGGTCAAAGTGACAAagtaacaaaataattcaagataGCTACAAAGTTGTTATTTGTGTTTATCTTTTCACCAAGTCAACAACAAAGAAATTCACTCCAaagaatcattaaatatttttattattgagcattcattttggagtaaaaaaaaagtattttcaaCATGTTGGCAAAGGTAAAAtgaataatgtaaatttattgataataaaaatattaataataattttttttttttttaaaaaaaaaggtattttcTACTGCTGCAAGAAGAATCAATGTCAGAGCATTTTCTGTTAGTAgcgcatcatcatcatcatcaaatggcTACAACTtcagtaagtaaaaaaaataatgaaatacaaaaatatattatgattatgatcAAAGTCCACAACTTATTAATtgcagtatatataaattgcaaatttatttataaataaaattgtataatttacaGAATTGTCTGATACACAACAAGAGATGCTTGAGACAGCACAAAAATTTACACGAGATGAGATAATACCAGTTGCTGCTGATTATGATAAAAGTGGAGAATATCCATGGCCAGTTGTTAAGAAAGCATGGGGACTTGGTTTATTAAATGGACATGTACCACAACATTGTGGTGGTCTTGAACTTGGTATATTTGATGGATGTTTAATATCAGAAGCATTGGCATATGGTTGTACTGGAATGATGACTGCCATGGAATCATCTGGACTTGCtgtaagtaattttaatttaatttaattaaaacgactattgttttataattcaaatgataaaattattttagcaaacaCCTGTTATTCTTGCTGGAACAAaagaacaacaaaaaaaatatcttggaaGATTAATTGAGGAGCCAATTGTTGCTGTaagataatcaaaataatatttatatagttagtttatatgataattaatttaaataatatttttctaggcATATTGTGTAACAGAACCTGGTGCTGGTTCTGATGTTGCTGGATTAAAAACAAAAGCTGTAAAAAAAGGTAATGACTGGATAATAAATGGAACAAAAATGTGGATAACAAATGGTGGTGTTGCAAATTGGTATTTTGTACTTGCTCGAACAAATCCAGATCCAAAAGCTCCATCAAATAAAGCATTTTCAGCATTTATTGTTGATCGTGATACACCAGGTGTAACACCTGGacgtaaagaaataaatatgggACAACGTGCATCAGACACAAGAATGGTTACATTTGAAGATGTTAAAGtaccaaatgaaaatatattaattggtGAAGGTGCTGGTTTTAAAATAGCCATggaaacatttaataaaacacGTCCACCAGTTGCATGTGGTGCTGTTGGTCTTGCACATAGAGCTATGGATGAAgctattaaatattcattagaACGTAAAGCATTTGGTAAAGTTATTGCTGAACATCAAGCTGTTGCATTTATGATTGCTGACATGTCAATTGGTATTGAAACAGCAAGATTAGCATGGATGAAAGCAGCATGGGCAGCTGATAATAAAGAACCAAATGCATTGGCATTAGCTAGTATTGCTAAATGTTATGCTGCTGATATGGCCAACAAATGTGCTAGTGATGCTGTACAAATATTTGGTGGTGCTGGATTTAATTCTGATTATCCAGTTGAAAAACTCATGAGAGAtgctaaaatttatcaaatttatgaGGGAACATCACAAATTCAGAGACTTATTATTTCTCGTTACTTGCTTCAATCAGCtcaatcaaaataatcattgtttattattaattattaaactaaaaatttacattaaaagttatttatctttgttgataaatttaaattaaattttgtaatacatatatacatatattttacaataataaaaattaatattttggcttaaaaaaaatcaacaatcaataacaattattttcaacgtcatcaacaattaaatttacatttttttttttttgtgtttaaattGCCTTTGTTGTTTCACATTTTGATCAATCAATGGCGACGATGGCGCTTTGATcgttttcaatatttttttctctctctctcaatCCTGTTGCTCTTATgctctgtttttattttttatttattttcaacatgttCGATTTTTCACTGTTGATTCGTGTGGTGTgtgatagataaataaataaataaaacaaaaaaaaaaatagacagtCAAGTGCATGGTTTGTAATGTAATCATCTAGACACATTAAC from Aphidius gifuensis isolate YNYX2018 linkage group LG5, ASM1490517v1, whole genome shotgun sequence includes:
- the LOC122856642 gene encoding ubiquitin-conjugating enzyme E2-22 kDa isoform X1 gives rise to the protein MANIAAQRIKREFKEVIKSEEVAKCAIRVELVNDSFTELKGEIAGPPDTPYEGGNFVLEIKVPETYPFNPPKVRFITKIWHPNISSVTGAICLDILKDQWAAAMTLRTVLLSLQALLSAAEPDDPQDAVVARQFKEHPDLFRQTAKHWTSAYAGGPAKMPELNDKIRRLTDMGIEEHNARVALSSFNWDLERATEQLFMS
- the LOC122856642 gene encoding ubiquitin-conjugating enzyme E2-22 kDa isoform X2; protein product: MANIAAQRIKREFKEVIKSEEVAKCAIRVELVNDSFTELKGEIAGPPDTPYEGGNFVLEIKVPETYPFNPPKVRFITKIWHPNISSVTGAICLDILKDQWAAAMTLRTVLLSLQALLSAAEPDDPQDAVVARQFKEHPDLFRQTAKHWTSAYAGGPAKMPELNDKIRRLTDMGIEEHNARVALSSFNWDLERATEQLFS
- the LOC122856639 gene encoding ribose-phosphate pyrophosphokinase 1 isoform X2, yielding MDVEQKKSITNCDDDDDDNSNDSSKVMPAVSQSVHAKSLLQQENFDKSQCGILQSRMPNIKVFSGSSHPDLAQRIVDRLGIETGKVVTKKFSNLETCVEIGESVRGEDVYIVQSGSGEVNDNLMELLIMINACKIASASRVTAVIPCFPYARQDKKDKGGDGSDKPVSKTVVIKSNEWKFRSRAPISAKLVANMLSVAGADHIITMDLHASQIQGFFDIPVDNLFAEPAVLKWIKENIAEWRNSIIVSPDAGGAKRVTSIADRLNVEFALIHKERKKANEVASMVLVGDVKDRVAILVDDMADTCGTICHAAEKLLEAGATKVYAILTHGIFSGPAISRINNACFEAVVVTNTIPQDGHMKDCQKIQCIDVSMMFAEAVRRTHNGESVSYLFSNVPY
- the LOC122856639 gene encoding ribose-phosphate pyrophosphokinase 1 isoform X3, which codes for MDVEQKKSITNCDDDDDDNSNDSSKVMPAVSQSVHAKSLLQQENFDKSQCGILQSRMPNIKVFSGSSHPDLAQRIVDRLGIETGKVVTKKFSNLETCVEIGESVRGEDVYIVQSGSGEVNDNLMELLIMINACKIASASRVTAVIPCFPYARQDKKDKVGNYKDFVPDLTTSRAPISAKLVANMLSVAGADHIITMDLHASQIQGFFDIPVDNLFAEPAVLKWIKENIAEWRNSIIVSPDAGGAKRVTSIADRLNVEFALIHKERKKANEVASMVLVGDVKDRVAILVDDMADTCGTICHAAEKLLEAGATKVYAILTHGIFSGPAISRINNACFEAVVVTNTIPQDGHMKDCQKIQCIDVSMMFAEAVRRTHNGESVSYLFSNVPY
- the LOC122856639 gene encoding ribose-phosphate pyrophosphokinase 1 isoform X1 — protein: MDVEQKKSITNCDDDDDDNSNDSSKVMPAVSQSVHAKSLLQQENFDKSQCGILQSRMPNIKVFSGSSHPDLAQRIVDRLGIETGKVVTKKFSNLETCVEIGESVRGEDVYIVQSGSGEVNDNLMELLIMINACKIASASRVTAVIPCFPYARQDKKDKGGDGSDKPVSKTVVIKSNEWKFRDFVPDLTTSRAPISAKLVANMLSVAGADHIITMDLHASQIQGFFDIPVDNLFAEPAVLKWIKENIAEWRNSIIVSPDAGGAKRVTSIADRLNVEFALIHKERKKANEVASMVLVGDVKDRVAILVDDMADTCGTICHAAEKLLEAGATKVYAILTHGIFSGPAISRINNACFEAVVVTNTIPQDGHMKDCQKIQCIDVSMMFAEAVRRTHNGESVSYLFSNVPY
- the LOC122856639 gene encoding ribose-phosphate pyrophosphokinase 1 isoform X4, whose product is MDVEQKKSITNCDDDDDDNSNDSSKVMPAVSQSVHAKSLLQQENFDKSQCGILQSRMPNIKVFSGSSHPDLAQRIVDRLGIETGKVVTKKFSNLETCVEIGESVRGEDVYIVQSGSGEVNDNLMELLIMINACKIASASRVTAVIPCFPYARQDKKDKDFVPDLTTSRAPISAKLVANMLSVAGADHIITMDLHASQIQGFFDIPVDNLFAEPAVLKWIKENIAEWRNSIIVSPDAGGAKRVTSIADRLNVEFALIHKERKKANEVASMVLVGDVKDRVAILVDDMADTCGTICHAAEKLLEAGATKVYAILTHGIFSGPAISRINNACFEAVVVTNTIPQDGHMKDCQKIQCIDVSMMFAEAVRRTHNGESVSYLFSNVPY
- the LOC122856639 gene encoding ribose-phosphate pyrophosphokinase 1 isoform X5, translating into MDVEQKKSITNCDDDDDDNSNDSSKVMPAVSQSVHAKSLLQQENFDKSQCGILQSRMPNIKVFSGSSHPDLAQRIVDRLGIETGKVVTKKFSNLETCVEIGESVRGEDVYIVQSGSGEVNDNLMELLIMINACKIASASRVTAVIPCFPYARQDKKDKVGNYKSRAPISAKLVANMLSVAGADHIITMDLHASQIQGFFDIPVDNLFAEPAVLKWIKENIAEWRNSIIVSPDAGGAKRVTSIADRLNVEFALIHKERKKANEVASMVLVGDVKDRVAILVDDMADTCGTICHAAEKLLEAGATKVYAILTHGIFSGPAISRINNACFEAVVVTNTIPQDGHMKDCQKIQCIDVSMMFAEAVRRTHNGESVSYLFSNVPY
- the LOC122856639 gene encoding ribose-phosphate pyrophosphokinase 1 isoform X6 encodes the protein MDVEQKKSITNCDDDDDDNSNDSSKVMPAVSQSVHAKSLLQQENFDKSQCGILQSRMPNIKVFSGSSHPDLAQRIVDRLGIETGKVVTKKFSNLETCVEIGESVRGEDVYIVQSGSGEVNDNLMELLIMINACKIASASRVTAVIPCFPYARQDKKDKSRAPISAKLVANMLSVAGADHIITMDLHASQIQGFFDIPVDNLFAEPAVLKWIKENIAEWRNSIIVSPDAGGAKRVTSIADRLNVEFALIHKERKKANEVASMVLVGDVKDRVAILVDDMADTCGTICHAAEKLLEAGATKVYAILTHGIFSGPAISRINNACFEAVVVTNTIPQDGHMKDCQKIQCIDVSMMFAEAVRRTHNGESVSYLFSNVPY